One stretch of Candidatus Binatia bacterium DNA includes these proteins:
- a CDS encoding methylisocitrate lyase, whose translation MNQRERMHELLKKQRPLVMGGVYDGISTRLAQAAGFEALFIGGFSVAASLLGEPDVGYLTQTEMADTARRLCRLTDRPVLVDADTGYGGIVNVERTVELYYRAGAAGLFLEDQVWPKRCGHMRGKQVVETAEWVAKLRAVREHRFGQEMFLVARTDALAVHGIEEAIARARAAFEAGADAIFVEAPESLDQLERIGREAPGIKVANMVEFGRTPLLRPAELWDLGFHIIVTPLAPMLSAARALEATYQWLRQEGTLREHLDQLLPLARWYELVGYKEG comes from the coding sequence ATGAATCAACGCGAGCGAATGCACGAACTCCTGAAAAAGCAGCGCCCGCTCGTGATGGGCGGCGTGTACGACGGCATCTCCACGCGCCTCGCCCAGGCAGCCGGCTTCGAAGCGCTGTTCATTGGTGGTTTCAGCGTGGCGGCCTCGTTACTCGGCGAGCCGGATGTCGGATACCTGACACAAACCGAGATGGCGGACACAGCCCGCAGGCTCTGCCGGCTCACGGATCGGCCGGTATTGGTGGATGCGGACACCGGCTACGGCGGCATCGTGAATGTCGAGCGCACCGTGGAGCTGTATTACCGCGCCGGAGCGGCTGGGTTGTTCTTGGAAGATCAGGTTTGGCCCAAACGCTGCGGGCACATGCGGGGCAAGCAAGTCGTGGAAACCGCCGAGTGGGTGGCCAAGTTGCGCGCCGTGCGCGAGCACCGGTTCGGGCAAGAGATGTTTTTGGTGGCGCGCACCGACGCGCTCGCCGTGCATGGCATCGAGGAGGCCATCGCGCGCGCCCGTGCTGCGTTCGAAGCGGGTGCCGACGCCATCTTCGTAGAGGCGCCTGAATCGCTGGACCAACTGGAACGCATCGGACGGGAAGCGCCAGGCATCAAGGTGGCGAACATGGTCGAATTCGGGCGCACGCCGCTGCTCCGGCCGGCGGAGCTCTGGGATCTCGGCTTTCACATCATCGTCACGCCGCTGGCCCCCATGCTGAGCGCCGCGCGCGCTTTGGAGGCGACGTATCAATGGTTGCGCCAAGAAGGCACGTTGCGCGAACACCTAGACCAACTCCTTCCGCTGGCCCGCTGGTACGAGCTGGTGGGTTACAAGGAAGGGTAA
- a CDS encoding pyruvate dehydrogenase E1 component, translated as MEIGRTTVKLMPGLNTPYINTIPVEEQPPYPGDLEIERRIRNIIRWNAMAMVVHANKYYPGIGGHISTFASVATLFEVGFNHFFRAPSEHEPGDQVFFQGHASPGVYARAFLEGRLTERHLLAFRREFAEGGGLASYPHPWCMPEFWQFPTVSMGLSPITSIYQARFNRYLRARGLIAHDGGRVWAFLGDGEMDEPEAVGALTLAAREELDNLTWVINCNLQRLDGPVRGNGKIIQELEALFRGAGWNVIKVIWGSDWDPLLARDKKGLLVQRMNEVVDGQYQKYTVESGAYIRQHFFGVHPELLELVADLTDAKLRKLRRGGHDPEKIYAAYKAATEHRGQPTVILAKTIKGYGLGEAGEGRNVTHQQKKLNEKELRSFRDRLGIPIGDAELAETPFYKPPDDSEEIEYLLERRRALGGFVPRRRGHTISLPPPPRSIFEEYYAGSGTREVATTMVLVRLLRQLMSDPELGRLIVPIVADEARTFGMDALFRKFGIYSPKGQLYEPVDSDVVAFYREATDGQLLEEGITEAGAMASFQAAGTAYSTHGVNTIPFFFFYSMFGFQRIGDLIWQNADARGKGFLIGATSGRTTLAGEGLQHQDGHSHVVASTVPTVRAYDPAFAYEIAVIVEEGLRRMYCEREDCFYYLTVTNELYRQPPMPEGVREGILRGCYKLQAADPVGDWPHVHLFGSGAILREAWRAQDLLAERQVAAHVWSVTSWSELRRDALACRRWNMLHPLATPRRSYLETILADEPYPIVAVSDYMKVVGDALAPFVPDGLVALGTDGFGRSDERKVLRRHFEVDAECITVAALALLAERGRVRPEEVARAIEDFGIDPEKPDPARS; from the coding sequence ATGGAGATCGGCCGCACGACCGTGAAACTCATGCCGGGGCTCAACACGCCGTACATCAATACCATTCCCGTCGAGGAGCAACCTCCATATCCGGGCGATCTCGAAATCGAGCGCCGCATCCGTAACATCATTCGCTGGAACGCCATGGCCATGGTGGTGCACGCCAACAAGTACTATCCGGGCATCGGCGGCCACATTTCGACCTTTGCTTCGGTGGCTACCCTGTTCGAGGTGGGCTTCAACCACTTCTTTCGCGCACCATCCGAGCACGAGCCCGGCGACCAAGTGTTCTTTCAAGGCCACGCTTCCCCCGGCGTATATGCACGCGCGTTTCTGGAAGGGCGCCTCACCGAGCGGCATTTGCTGGCGTTTCGGCGCGAGTTTGCCGAGGGCGGGGGCCTGGCTTCCTACCCCCACCCGTGGTGTATGCCCGAGTTCTGGCAGTTCCCGACCGTATCCATGGGACTCTCGCCCATCACTTCGATCTACCAGGCGCGGTTCAACCGTTACTTGCGGGCGCGGGGTTTGATTGCGCACGATGGCGGGCGGGTGTGGGCCTTTTTGGGCGATGGCGAGATGGACGAGCCCGAAGCGGTGGGCGCGCTCACCCTCGCAGCACGAGAGGAACTAGACAACCTCACCTGGGTCATCAATTGCAACTTGCAGCGGCTCGACGGCCCGGTGCGGGGCAACGGCAAGATCATTCAGGAGCTCGAAGCGTTGTTCCGCGGAGCCGGCTGGAACGTCATCAAGGTCATTTGGGGAAGCGACTGGGACCCGCTCCTGGCGCGGGACAAAAAGGGCTTGCTCGTCCAGCGCATGAACGAAGTGGTAGACGGGCAGTACCAAAAGTACACGGTCGAGTCGGGCGCGTACATCCGCCAGCACTTTTTTGGCGTCCATCCCGAGCTGCTCGAACTGGTGGCGGACTTGACCGATGCCAAACTGCGCAAACTCCGCCGCGGCGGCCACGATCCGGAAAAGATTTACGCGGCCTACAAGGCGGCCACGGAACATCGCGGGCAACCGACCGTCATCCTCGCCAAAACCATCAAAGGTTACGGCCTCGGGGAAGCCGGCGAAGGACGCAACGTCACCCACCAGCAAAAAAAGCTGAACGAGAAAGAGCTGCGCTCCTTCCGGGATCGCTTGGGCATTCCGATCGGCGATGCGGAACTTGCCGAGACGCCCTTTTACAAGCCGCCGGACGACAGCGAGGAGATCGAATACTTGCTCGAGCGTCGGCGCGCACTCGGGGGCTTTGTGCCGCGCCGGCGAGGCCACACGATCAGCTTACCTCCCCCTCCGCGGTCCATTTTCGAAGAATACTATGCCGGTTCCGGCACTCGCGAAGTGGCCACCACCATGGTGCTCGTGCGGTTGCTTCGCCAGCTCATGAGCGACCCGGAACTCGGCCGCCTCATCGTGCCCATCGTGGCCGACGAAGCGCGAACCTTCGGGATGGATGCTCTCTTCCGCAAATTCGGCATTTACTCTCCCAAGGGGCAACTGTACGAGCCGGTGGATTCGGACGTCGTGGCGTTTTATCGCGAGGCGACGGACGGGCAACTCCTGGAGGAAGGCATTACCGAAGCGGGTGCCATGGCCTCCTTTCAGGCTGCCGGCACGGCGTACTCCACGCACGGCGTCAACACGATCCCGTTTTTCTTCTTCTATTCGATGTTCGGCTTCCAGCGCATTGGCGATTTGATCTGGCAAAATGCCGATGCGCGCGGCAAAGGGTTTCTCATCGGCGCCACCTCCGGGCGCACCACCCTCGCGGGCGAAGGCTTGCAGCATCAGGATGGCCACAGTCACGTCGTCGCCAGCACCGTACCGACCGTGCGCGCCTACGATCCGGCCTTTGCATACGAGATTGCCGTGATCGTGGAAGAGGGCTTGCGGCGAATGTACTGCGAACGCGAGGACTGTTTTTATTACCTCACCGTTACCAATGAACTCTACCGCCAGCCGCCGATGCCTGAAGGGGTGCGCGAAGGTATTTTGCGGGGTTGCTACAAGCTGCAAGCGGCCGACCCTGTGGGCGATTGGCCGCACGTGCACCTGTTTGGCAGCGGTGCCATCTTGCGCGAGGCGTGGCGGGCGCAAGATCTTCTCGCCGAACGGCAGGTGGCTGCCCATGTGTGGAGCGTCACGAGTTGGAGCGAACTCCGGCGCGATGCCCTGGCGTGCCGCCGCTGGAACATGTTGCACCCCTTGGCCACGCCGCGGCGCTCGTATCTGGAAACGATTCTCGCGGACGAACCGTATCCAATCGTAGCCGTCAGCGACTATATGAAGGTGGTCGGCGACGCCCTCGCTCCGTTCGTTCCGGATGGTCTCGTTGCCTTGGGCACCGACGGTTTCGGCCGCAGCGACGAACGCAAAGTGCTGCGGCGCCACTTCGAAGTGGACGCGGAATGCATCACGGTGGCGGCGCTGGCACTACTGGCAGAACGGGGCCGGGTTCGCCCGGAGGAAGTGGCGCGCGCCATCGAGGACTTCGGGATCGACCCAGAAAAGCCCGACCCGGCGCGTTCGTAA
- a CDS encoding radical SAM protein, giving the protein MASLARTQPVTAMSSFDLDRSPFTVIWEVTRACDLRCVHCRADAQPRRDPRELSTEEGKRLLEQVRDLQSPVFIFTGGDPLRRPDLFQLIAYGVALGLNVAITPSGTPLLTADVVRKFRAHGVRRMGLSLDGPDAATHDAFRQQPGSFAWSVGALQGARDCGLPTQINTTVTRRNLHLLGAMAELVASLGAVTWSVFFLVRVGRAQEADQLTAAEFEEVFGFLYELSRRVPFQVRTTAAPHYRRYVLQRQAGERRRQAAGAAPLLGTIPQDAPADMPRALQGITDGRGLLFVSHTGEVFPSGFLPLAAGNVRQQSLAEIYRNAPLFRALRDTSLWRGKCRDCEFVRVCGGSRARAYAHCGDPLAEEPLCVYQPRRAERTRSGAPRPGY; this is encoded by the coding sequence ATGGCTTCGCTGGCGCGCACGCAACCCGTAACGGCAATGAGTAGTTTCGATCTCGATCGCAGTCCGTTCACGGTAATTTGGGAGGTCACCCGCGCCTGCGACTTGCGCTGCGTGCACTGCCGCGCCGATGCCCAACCAAGGCGCGACCCGCGCGAGCTCTCCACGGAAGAGGGCAAGCGTTTGCTCGAACAAGTGCGCGATCTGCAAAGCCCGGTGTTCATCTTTACGGGCGGCGATCCGCTGCGCCGGCCGGACTTATTCCAGCTCATCGCTTACGGCGTCGCCCTCGGCTTAAACGTGGCCATCACCCCGAGCGGCACGCCGCTTTTGACTGCTGACGTGGTGCGAAAATTTCGTGCTCACGGGGTACGGCGCATGGGGCTGAGTCTCGACGGCCCCGACGCGGCCACGCACGACGCATTCCGCCAGCAGCCCGGCTCGTTTGCCTGGAGCGTTGGGGCGCTGCAAGGTGCACGAGATTGCGGACTGCCCACTCAAATCAACACCACTGTGACCCGCCGTAACCTGCACCTGCTCGGCGCGATGGCCGAATTGGTGGCAAGTTTGGGCGCCGTGACTTGGAGCGTGTTTTTTCTCGTGCGCGTGGGGCGGGCGCAAGAAGCGGATCAGCTCACGGCAGCGGAGTTCGAGGAGGTGTTTGGCTTTCTGTACGAGCTTTCCCGGCGCGTGCCCTTCCAAGTGCGCACCACTGCGGCCCCTCATTACCGCCGCTACGTGTTACAGCGCCAGGCTGGGGAGCGCCGCCGCCAGGCTGCCGGCGCTGCGCCCCTCTTGGGCACCATCCCCCAAGACGCTCCCGCCGATATGCCACGCGCACTGCAAGGCATCACGGACGGCCGAGGCTTGCTATTCGTTTCGCACACCGGAGAGGTATTCCCGAGCGGTTTTTTGCCCCTCGCCGCTGGCAACGTGCGCCAGCAGTCGTTGGCCGAGATTTACCGGAACGCGCCACTGTTCCGGGCCTTGCGCGACACGAGCCTATGGCGGGGCAAATGCCGCGATTGCGAGTTCGTGCGCGTGTGCGGAGGCTCGCGCGCCCGTGCGTACGCGCATTGCGGCGACCCGCTGGCGGAAGAGCCCTTGTGCGTGTACCAGCCGCGCCGCGCAGAGCGCACCCGCTCGGGCGCCCCCCGTCCCGGCTACTGA